From Camelina sativa cultivar DH55 chromosome 5, Cs, whole genome shotgun sequence:
CCTGTCTGATGATTGATTAACCTAAACAGAAACAAGTACGCTGTGGTCACAGTCTGATATTAATAATGCACAAGCTAGCAGCCTCAACTCAACAGGCATACCTTTTCAAATAGAGCTTCATCTGGGAAAACAATTTGATCCTATAAATGGTATTGTCAAGGGAAAAACTTCGTAATTGGGACATCTGGTAGcaacaattaataaataaatccctggatttttttatattcatgCATGTCAAAGCGAAAAGAAACAACCTTCCAGATGGATTGAGCTAAGAAATTTGATTGTCCCCAAGATACAAATTAACTGACTCGGCAAAGACTTAATAATACTTGGAGAACCTTTAATCCGATTCTATATCTCAAAAGAAAAGTGCAGAGGATACGTCTTCTACTGTATTAAGGTTTCGATCAAGCCACATGAAATGAACCAGTCCCTCATCACcctaaaagagaaaacaaaacccgGGTTAAATTTTTACAGAGAACGAGTAATGTAACAACAAAAACTAGATTCATATATGCTTTCATTTCAATAATAGCACCATCAGAAAAGCTGATACAGCCCAAACGTTCAATGGAACAACAATTCATATGTGATAACTACAttgtggaaaataaaataaaaaaaagtgtcaGACATTACTCTAACAATGCGGACAAGTCCTTTTCGTGAATCAGGAACAACTCTAGTTCCCTGCAAAGACATTTTCCCAGCACGAAACTCAAGCATGATCTCCTGCCAAAATTAGTCTCAATGTAAGTTGAAGAACCTTAGTATAAGAACGGAGTTAAGTGTATACAaatcaataatatgaaaactgATCACTCTTAAGACATTTCGTCTCTATCTCTCTTGAACTAAAGTGGAAAATCAATGTggtaatatatgatatgatgatgaacttttgtttgttgttaatgTTGAATATATCGTTAGTAAGTGTTGATGGTTTGGCAACCAAATACAACACTTTGTAGCAGAGAAGGACCTGAAGAAGTCAGTCATTCACTAAATCAGATTGACTTCAAAGACAACACTAGTACTACATAAAAGTAAGTGAGTTATGAAAGAAGTCAATCACTAAGGAGAAGAAAATTTTCAAGTTACCTGCTGCATCATGGGAAGAAACGCTTCATCAATTGAAGTCATAATCACCAACTCTTTCTTTCTAGTCGAACGCCAAAAGCAACAAAAGTAAATAAGAACCAAagtcaaaaatatttagtaaatcGAAGAAATCACAATGAACAAAAACCACCCATATGTATGCTAAATATAGCGAAGCAATTAGACTCAAAACCCAGAAtctgagagaaaaagaaaaccaaatcttGGCCAGTAATCGAGAGTTATTTACAAAAACTATAATCTGGAACTAGGttaaagaaggaggaggaggaggataaaTCGAAATCTAAGCGAAATCAAAACCCTAGGGTACCAAATCTAATCTCTCGTCAAGGTTGAATGAAGATTACCGTagcagcagcagaagaagaagggattTGGGGGAGaagaatgaaagaagaagaacgatcCTCTTCGTGTTTTTCTCTCGTGTCAGTCGtgtcttttctgttttcttgatttcttcatagaagaaaggagaagaaattcttttcatttttcactTAATGGACGTCTTATAGGCCCAGCAAGTATCAATCTAGCCCAAGTATCTCTCTAGATTAATAATGAGAGTGGATGGATTTGTTCCAGCTTTTATTCGgttatttttgtcttctttcttttgtatgaAGGACACAAAGTTGTACGTAGACATATAATTGTGACCTCTCGGTGCGATTGGTAAAATCATGTGACCAGCTTCAATACATAAACACAGGCAAAAGATATCTTAAGGTTTTATTGTTACTCGGTCATATCACATGTATCGTGATCGGCATAACTTAGTTATATACAAGTAGTAGATTAGATATATTGAATCaaattcactacaagaaataggATGGAAGACGTCGGTTTATTAACGTCACTCGTTAAACCGactttaacttttttaataagACAGGATTTGGCGTCATTTGATAAACCgactttaaatttattatttttaatgaatgtaaaaAGAGGAATGTTATAAATTTCTAACTCTCCTCCGCCGTAGTATATTCATTATAATCCCCCGTCTCCGGCAATGTACTCGGAGGCCCAAGCCGTTCTTTCGTCATCTTGTTCCCTTCATCCTCCACTGGTCTTCTCAACATCGTTTATGGCTCTTGTCTATGCTCTCTCGCATTTTTCCCTCTTTCAGCgattcttcttcgtctccggTGAGTGTTATATAATTTGGTGTTAGATTTAGGGATTTGATTTGGTTCGTCGATGAAATTGGAATCAATTCGGCGACGATTCCGTAAAAGATTCTGGAATCGTGCTCTTTGTGTGTTTCGTGCTTGGGAATAGCTCCACATTCTGAAATCGTGTTCTTGTTTATGGTGCTAGTAGTCgcatttgagtttgatttctggATCTTACGAAGTGTTCTTCGTGACGTTATTGTGTTATGTATtctgattttttggtttaattactTAGGAGTAAATTGAGGAACCTAAGCTAGAAGATGTGATGCGTAGTGCACTACTAGTGCTGCAACTAAAGATGGTACAATGATTTTGATAACTTTGAATGAAGCTTGGGCAGCTTCAGGATCTGTAATCGATCTCGTCTTTGAGAGTTTTAGAATTGGTAAATGATCAAGAAAGCTTTTGATGTGCTGTGTAGAGCTGCAACTAACGCTGGTGATAATTTCTTTGGATGCTAAAGAGTATTCACGTTGAAATGCATAAGCATTGTTTCAGACTTGAAACAAAAGGTGTTGATTTCTCTGGTGGCGAGGCTAATTTCATGACTCGTTCTTATTTGAAAATGATATGCAGAAGAATCATTTTTCTTCGGATTGTTCTTGAAAAGGTTAAAGCTTTGTTTTCACGGTATGTTTCTTACACTCTTGGTAACTTAAAGCCACAACTTATTGGTTTGTATATTGAGTGATTCATTGTCTTCCCTTTATGGTCTCCAGGATGCTGATGTGATCTGGGTCAGGaacttatttgtttttcaaagcTTTATGTATTTAATGTtctcttatgattttttttttgatgaactGCATTTGATTGAGAACTCTTGTGAGATCATTCACATACTTACGAAGCCTCAGTCTGCTTGGCAGGGAATATtgtgttctttttgtttgatgaacTCACAGGACACATATGTCATGCACTTTGGGAGGCTAAGCGTGGCGTTTTCCAAGGTACATATAGTATGGTATTAGCATGAAGAACTGAGCTAGAAATTGGTTGATATAGGTGTTGGAGATGGGATGATCTTATATTTTCTATGGTCGTTGTTGAATTGTTCAACATTGTAGCATGGTGATTTTCGTTGGTCTCTGCATCTGCGTGAAACTTCTATGAAGCCAACCTTCTCCGTAAAAAGGTACAACAAGTGTTCTGTAATCTTTAGGCATATGTTTATTTCATGAGATATGTATTAGTATTGTCCTTTTATCTATATGTTTTCATTTAAAGCAATAAATAGTATGATAGAGCAAGTTATCATTACTTCTTAAAGTGCTCATGAAATCAGAATTgcattttggatttggtttgatTCTTAAGCTGCTCATGATTTATAAGACTGTTTTTATGATTGATTTCAGATCTTACAAGAGCtctggtttgaatttggaaGAGCTGCACACCGTGTTGCTGTTTTTAAGCTTCAGAATTCAGACAAATAGCAAGGCTCCAGTTTTAATTATGTTATGTATTTTGTAtttccatgattttttttttttttacagccatgatattgatgttttaatGTACaaactacatttaaattttatatgaatcaGTTGCTGTTTcaaagtttaatttaaattgaattttatgtttatttgatacaaatataataaataacagtGTATAATCAATGATTGGATAGTGTCGGATGTTAACTGACGTTACTATTTCAACAACTGACGCTAAATTTTCGTCGCTAAACATAACGACGATTTTAAATCCGACGTAAAAAAATTTTACGTCAATGAAAGTTACGTCGCTTTCGTAACCGACGTGTATATATTTAAGTCGGTTTATTACCGACGTGAGATATTGAAAAAAGTGACGTAAGAAGCCGTATATTTTGTAGTGAAAAAGTGGAAATTGTGAGATTGTTTAATTAGTTAGCTAGCTGTCTTTCTCATTTGATTAATTTACAGCATgcttaaaaaatttgtattgaaccaataagaatatatatatgaacaccATACAAATGTGCTAGCTAGAGCCTAGGGTCCTTAATACTTGCCATAAGTTAGATATATATGCTGTAAATTAAGCAAGTGTGCTAGATATACTTGCCTAAttagttagatatatatatatatgaacaccATACAAGTGTGTTAGAGCCCAGGGTCCTTAATTAATACTTGCCATAAGATTCAGATCCTCTCCATGGTCTAAAAAGACGTAAGCTTCACCCTTCTTGTAAGCTTCCATTCCTTGGATTTCAACTCTAGCGATAGTGTTCCTTTTAGGATTGTACAAGACAATGAAGAAACCATCGTAATTATAGAGGGGCGAGAACACAATTTCACCCCTGCTAGTCATTCCAGCAATGCGTATCTTAGTCCATGCAAATGAATACAACCAAGGAGAAGGCAAAACGTAGGTATGCCTCGACCATTGATGCTTCTCGGCGTCTTCTAGAACCCACATTTTGATACCGGTATATAAATCTTTACTAGAATAGTTGCGCTGAAGCATAGCTAATTTACCCTTGCAGTTGACCAGAACTGATTCAACAAGTTCACCATCAGTTGATTCAAGCTTTCCTTCCATGTCTTGATCTCTCTCGATATAAGAGAACTTCTCAGatctaacatcaaagcaaactatgtCACGGAACCTTAAAAAGCACTCAGAGAGAACAGCTAAATAGTACAACacaccattgatgcatatcccaTCATATACATGACCGTAATCACTAGGACCAACACCAGCACCATAATGTGGTATATCACATTTGATCATTCTCCATGACAAACTTTTCCCAGTTCCTAATGTTAGAATATGATGGGAAGAGGGGTAAGCCATGCACAATACTTTGAGTTGTTTGTCAATTGGATCATACCCTAAACAGCTTTTCTCTACACAAAAACCCTTTTTCACTTTAGATAAGGTTAAGAACTGTCCTgtgctagggttacatatcaATTGCACAGGACCATCCGTTGCATCAAGAATCCATTGAGTATTACCGTATACGAAGCCCCGAACAGGACGACAATTGTCCGAGGGACAATTCATTGGGAAGCTCGAATGAAAATTGGCGGTTATAGTAGTAGGACACGACAGGTTTTGAGGCTGTGGCGATGAGAAGAAGAACGTTTTGTGGTCTAATTTACAAGTGATCAAAATCTTCGGGTGAGACGAAGAAGATATGGTGAAGAAGGATTCAGTGAAATCTGGAGTGCGGAATGTGGAACCCCATAGCTTCGATACGCAGCTAAATCTCGCTATAGACTTTGCCGGCAGTTTCAAGAGTATCTCGATAACGAGATCGAATGGGATGTGTTCCATATCCGAACAACAAAAGCTCCTGTCTTGCGCCGTGTGGTGGAGACTCAAGTCTCTTTTTGCTTAAACCCTAAAGTCtcgtttcttttattttcccttTGGTAAATCTCAAGGACGAACCAAATCAGTCactttaaactttatagaatcAGGAGTAGGCATGTcggtttatttttgtgtttagtgtattttggttttagaaaaattataaccCAACTCAACTATGCTACTCACAATTTTATTAGGATTGTGTTCGGTTTGATTTAGTTCAACTTGGTTTAGTTCGATTCAATAAAACtcggtttggtttttagttacatattaaaCTTCAAAAGTAAagtaaatccaaaaaaaactttaaaattttcaattcatcaaatttataaaagaatcgATGGATTTAAACTTGGAAAAAGAATAGAGAAGTATGAGAAAAGATATTATAAAGAATAGCATGCCACATATATTGAGGTTTTGAACTGCCCCAACTATATCACTAGTGTCATGTGTCAATTTCTAAGAAATCTCTAGACCTTAGAGCATGTTTATGGGTGGGTTGGAGTAAGGGgggttcttaaaatttttatgaattaattgtgtactgtttgaAATATAAGAACCCacgatctcttagataaaattttctcatttattggtaggtttttattttgggtctcttatttttgaaaatattgattttaaaaatttaaaaattttaaatagaatagaagtggtataaatgtgtaaacatttaagattttataaaattagaaaatattccattttttaattttcaaacatacaaaacaataataaaaacataatacaaATTACCAATTCATAAATAGAGAGAatgatttataataaaaatataataaaaacataatactgatttgctccaaattttgcccaaatataCAGCAATGTTAGCATACAAGTTATTTCAAGGTAcaaagaacttgaagaaattGGTTCATCTTACACTGCAATAGAGTGAAACCTCAAAAAGATCTCTTTTAACATTTCGACCTATCAAAATATTGTTACTTTTAGAGACGAATTGTTATGTAATCCACTATACAACTCAAGTAAATCAGGTTCATGACATAATGAACAATGGTAGCACTATCTTTCACTTATGGCTATGGAAAGAGATTTGAGTGAAAAATCCATGACTGAGCTCAGATCAAGTCAATTTGGCCAGATATGATTGCTCCTTTAACAATCTTGTAGCGTATGAAGTAGAGATCACCGCGTTCCATTTCCATAGTCTCGGGGATCTCTCCTCTGccaaaataatagtaaatgAGTTTTGAAGTTGTAATTTCTAAGAGATGCATTCAAATGGTGGATGGTTTTAGCAAGTAGCTTACCCCATCGTGAAGATACTCTAGACCGCGTGCTACGTCTAAAGCAATATATACTCTCAAATCCCAGCTCAGCGGTTCATGTTTTTCGCCTGTATCAAAAAAAGCATTTCAGTGTCTCAAATCTTTAGACTCATTAATTGCAGGAGTTTAAACCatcaatttaataaaatatgcaaCAAACTAGTTGAACATTGGACTGACAATTCACTTAATGCATAGCAGATTGGTCTAGTATCCCAGCATTCCCCTCCTAATGACCAAAGTAACTATAACAAAAGAAGTCTAGTCCCTCATTAATCAAGAACCTTATCAGGAAACTATATATGATCCAgaaaatttttatatcatttaaagAACCAGGATCTTGTAGTcagaggaaggaaggaaggaaggagagagCAAAAAAACCTGTAAGAATACTCCAAAATGTCAGAAGCAGAGATGACATTACTCTTTTTAGATTATTACTCACGTACTCTTAGAATTTTTGTAGTTTACTTACTGATATGACACAAAATGTAGAGACAGGATGATGtgttttagtgtttatataCTCACACTTGAAAGATGCTTCATACGATAAACTCATGTAAAAGATCAGTTTGTAAAGATGCTTTTCTTTGGCGTCCTTGTGcgaatcaattttaaaatcctCAAGTTATAACACCTAACAACAGAGAACaacagagaacaacaacaattttAAACTCATTATAACACCTAACAACAGAGAACAACAACACTAAACCAAGTTATAATCTAAAAAGCAAGCAAGAACCTCTTCTGAAATCTCAAGATCGAATATAATACTTAAAAAGGGTTCTTCTTATCTTCTAAAATACTTAAGCGAGAAGATAATAAGAACCTCTGCAAATTAAAAAGCAAGCAAGAACCTCTGCAATTTGTAATCTTTGTTATCTGTTGTGTGTCTCTCtgcaaattaaattcaaatgtTAGGCTCAATtagataagagagaagataagaagaaaaacagttGAATATTACTGGTCTCTTTGATTACTTATTAGGAAGACCTTCAAGAGATCTCCAATGAATCTTTTGATTAGGAGTAGGCTgcaacaagcaacaacaaaaacaaaaagccaaCAGTTTAACACACAAACAGAGAACAGAGAACAACAACACTAAGCCAAGTTATAACACCTAACAACAGAGAACAACAGAGAACAACAACACTAAACCAAGTTATAATCTAAAAAGCAAGCAAGAACCTCTTCTGAAATCTCAAGATCGAAATTTTTACCTCTACGGATGAAATAAAAGGCATCCATTAAGGAAAAGATTCACGATCCAAGTAGAAATTATACGCTACGGATACTGGAACATCTACGTCCATCTTCACTCTGTTTCACATAAAATTCAAACCCGCCCCCAAAAACAAAGATTGATATCAGATTCAATTCCaatttcaaaacagagaaagagagaataaaaaagaaacttcCCTTTCTGATTCCAATTGATTCAAATGATTGAGCCAACCTTCAAGCTTCTGATTCCAAATTCATCAATGGTTTCGTTGATTCAATCgcaaccgagagagagagaaaggaaaaaagaaaaaaatcaagcaggaaatgttttttttttattttttgttttatttgttcgaCCAATAGAATAGCGACACGTATCGCTCCTTAGACCAAGATTCAGTCTCTTATATAAGGGGAGATCTTaccatttttcttcatttctgatttattttttttcaccaaaagACTAAGATCTTCTCTATGAACCCCCTATAAACAAGGTCTTAATAGTTAATACTACACATACTCCGATCCCCACCACCCTCAACAAAGAAATGCAGTTGTGTTTCGTTAAGGCTGTCAGGTGTTACTAAATACGTACTCTACGACTATGtgcaaagaaaatatcattCTCATGTCACAAAATTCAAGCACCACCAATAACCTGTTTCTTCTAAGACCAAGACACGCCCCAACATTTCATATGATGCATATTGTCAAAAATTGAGAAGTTTATAATACCATCTCTAGGAGATGGAAAGTTTGAAAGGGCTCATACTTACCTTTCAACTGGAAAGAACATGGTTTATAGTTTCTCCTTCTATACCATAGACACGACAAAGAGCATCAACTTTCATTCCAATCGACTTAATCCGACTTTGCTAAAAACGCATCTTGCAACACCTCCTTTTCATTTACCTGACAATTAAGCCAATACcctgatttaacaaaataatctcCACTCTTAATTATGCATCTAATACCAAAAATCAAGTTCATGATAGCTGGTTTtattgcaaaacaaaataaaatgatatattagattaatatatatatatatatatatatatatatatatattagtttaaaatatatggATCCACTACTTCTGATAATTAGGTACTATATACTATGAAAACTCATTTAGTGTATGGATCCAAACAAATCGTACACTTGTACTGATCCTATATTAATTTGCGCGGTTCGCCGTTTTGCATAAAACAGTCGACATGTCAAATCTActtttttcacattcttttaCACATCAGATTGAACAAAGTTGTCGACATATAACTGTAAACCTCTCGGTGCGATTGGTGAAATCATGTGATCAGCAtcaaatacatacatatataccgGCAAAAGATATCTGATGTTTTTATTGTTACTCGGTCATATATCACATTCTCATGAATCGTGATCGGCATAACTTATAAGtagattatagaaaaaaataaggaCCACTTATGTGGAAAATTGTAAGATTGTTAATTAGTTAGCTGTCTTTCTCAATTGGCTTAAATTACAGAAGGATGCCTTAACAATAAGGACCACTTACCCAAATTGATTCCACCTCTACATCCACCACACACTTCACATTTTCAACGTGTCTCTTTTCAATTTCCCAATCATAttcattttctaaataaataaaacccaCGCGCcgcaaaggtttttttttctcttcgtttCATTATctaaataaactacaaaaataactt
This genomic window contains:
- the LOC104786955 gene encoding uncharacterized protein LOC104786955 isoform X1, which translates into the protein MYSEAQAVLSSSCSLHPPLVFSTSFMALVYALSHFSLFQRFFFVSEESFFFGLFLKRLKLCFHVCLAGNIVFFLFDELTGHICHALWEAKRGVFQGTYSMVLA
- the LOC104786955 gene encoding uncharacterized protein LOC104786955 isoform X2, whose protein sequence is MYSEAQAVLSSSCSLHPPLVFSTSFMALVYALSHFSLFQRFFFVSEESFFFGLFLKRLKLCFHGNIVFFLFDELTGHICHALWEAKRGVFQGTYSMVLA
- the LOC104789273 gene encoding F-box protein At3g61340-like — encoded protein: MEHIPFDLVIEILLKLPAKSIARFSCVSKLWGSTFRTPDFTESFFTISSSSHPKILITCKLDHKTFFFSSPQPQNLSCPTTITANFHSSFPMNCPSDNCRPVRGFVYGNTQWILDATDGPVQLICNPSTGQFLTLSKVKKGFCVEKSCLGYDPIDKQLKVLCMAYPSSHHILTLGTGKSLSWRMIKCDIPHYGAGVGPSDYGHVYDGICINGVLYYLAVLSECFLRFRDIVCFDVRSEKFSYIERDQDMEGKLESTDGELVESVLVNCKGKLAMLQRNYSSKDLYTGIKMWVLEDAEKHQWSRHTYVLPSPWLYSFAWTKIRIAGMTSRGEIVFSPLYNYDGFFIVLYNPKRNTIARVEIQGMEAYKKGEAYVFLDHGEDLNLMASIN